In Saccharospirillaceae bacterium, the genomic window CGCTGAGCATAATATTCTGTCATGAGTTCCCCTGCGATATTACCTTGTTCGGCACGAACGCGGGTGAGTGGCGCCATAATAATACGGTTAGGTAACTCAATGTCACCCAGGGTAATTGGAGTGAACAGTGACTTTGGGGTGGTTGGAATACTGGACATAGATTTGTTCCTGAAGCTGATCTCGTTGTGTTTTTAATAATGTAAGAACGAGCAATAGCAACAACAAGAGTATCCAACTGAAACGATCTATCACTCTCAGCGCAACAATATCGGGCTTGCTAACAGACCTTTGTATTTATCGGTAACAGGTGACAGAAAAAAGAGGAGGAAATAAACACTCTCCTGCGTAAAAGCACCACAGGAGAGCATGAAAGATAATGATCAGAATTGGAAACCGGCACTGATGTACACTTCGTCTTTGCCTTTTTCCTGATCAAAACCGTGGGCATAACCCAGACGCACCGGAATGGGTATGGCGTACATTACAACCAGTTCAGTGCTTAATTCAACACCGGCAGAGGTCAGATATTTGGCCTCATTACCCTCGCGCCAAGCGGCACCGTGGTCGACAAAAACGTTAGCGCCCATATTACCGAGGCCAAGTGGGAAAATATCCCAGTTGCGTTCAATGACGCCTAATGTGGTACGCCATTCCAGGGTATTAACGTTTATCCGGGTACCAGTTTGTACGTTATCGCTGTATCCCCTTAAAGCCCAGCGATCACGACCGAATAAGGTGTCGCTGGTTTGCAGAATAGTACCGCCGAGACCAAACAATTTAGGTTTGTCGAATCCATAAGCGTTCGAGGTATTAAACGCCAGAACCTGTGTACCGGGCAGATCGACATAGCTGTTCCAGTTAACGTTAATCACTTCGCCATGGAAATCACTGTCGATCACATCATTCGTTTCCCAAACTAATGACGCACGCTGGCCCCAACTGATACCAGGTGCATTCAGGAATGCTTCGATATTGGAGAAATCAAGGCGAGCACCGAGCAACCCTTCTTTTTTGGCTTCATGATATTGCACGTACTTTTTATCGCTGTTTTTTCCCTTAACGTCTTTTTCTGTTTCGCTGCGTGCTCCGAAACTGAATTGAAGTTTATTTTCGAAGGCATTAAACAGATTAATACGGGCGATTTCGACGTTGTCCGATTCACGAATCTGCAAGCGCTGCTGGTTTCCGATATTGTGCTCGGTATAAATGTGTTCACGCTCCAGAGTGAACTGCCATTTGTTATCGTAAAAATATTGCAACACACCAGAGCTTAATCCGTTCTGGGTGTCGTGAGCCAGTGTGGTGACATAGCTGTGTCGAAGCAGTGCGTCTTTCCCGTCGATTGATGCACCAATCAGAGTGGCGTTATCATCACTGCCAAAAATTGGCATCCAACGGGTAGGCGCCAGGGTAGCAAATGGGCTGTAATCACGAATTTCGCTATGGCTGACCTGAGTGCTGTAAGGGTCCGGATAGTTGTACTGACCCTCAGTTGCACTCAGAGAAAATTCGTTAACGATTCGGAGGTTCTCCAACTTGCTGTGCTCATAACCATTGGCGTCGTAGCTCTGTAAAAATACGGTTCCGCCAACGGGTTGTGGTGCCAGTGCGCCACCCATCAGATTCGTTAATTGCTTAATCCGTTTGCTGGTTAAATCCAGAGTGTAAAGGTTGTAGGTTTCACCATAGTCAGCTGCATAAATCAGGGTGTTGTTATCGAGGAACTGCGGTCCGGTTTCGATCGCTTTGCTGTTGGTAATCTTCTGCCAGCTGGCCGATTTAATATCGAATATTTCGATATTCCAACCCTGATTTTTACGTTTAATGGTTGCCACAATACGCTGACCATCAACGGATAAGGAGTATTCTCCCAGTACATCATCAATCGAGCCGCGCCATAACGTGCGCAATACCTTGCCATCGGCTGTCAATAAATCCATTTGGCTGATGCCATCTTTTAAACGTTTGGCTAATAATCGTTTGGGCTGATTGGATTCTGTCGGCATCCAACGGACGTCTCGATAACGCTGATCGCGAGTATTACGGTGTTCGTCACCATCGACGAGCTGATAAATATCGGCCCAGACGCGGCCGTCGGCACGGTGACTTAAGCGGGTATAAATCAGTGTGCCATCGGAGCTGACGTCGATATTCGTGGCATCCTGAACTTCAGCAAGAGTCTGATGTTCGCCCTGTTCATTCACTTTCACAATGCGTTGACGGTCCTCGCCATTGCGATACAGGTAATAATAGTTTTTGCCGTCACTGGTGCTGGCATCCAGCGAATAACCCTCATTACTGACGGATGCTAAACGTGTGATGGGTAATAATTTAATTTCATCAATTTGTGGCTGAAATTTTTTAACCAACCAGCTGCGGAACTCTGCCCATAAATGTTCGTAGTCTTTTCCAAAGACCTTACGTGCATCCGGGTTCAGGAATAGAAAGTTAAACGGCACCAGATTGCGTGAGTACAAAGCCAGATAGGCACGCAGTTTTTCTTCGCCATAGGTATCTGTCAGAAACTGATAATAATGAGCGCCATACAGGTAGTGTTTACCCATTGGCCAGTCGCGTAAGTTAATGGTCACCTGGTTGATATCATCAATGCCATTTAGTACTTCCATACGCATTTGCATGTTGTAGGCTTTACTCTGGCCACGGCCGAAGCCCAGTTCATGATCAGTTTCGGTGTAGACCGCTAACCCTTCAATTAAAAAGCCAGGCTGATAGGCGTGAGGGAATGTTGAAGCATGACGCCCGAGAACGTGACGCACGGTGGCTGGCAGGCCCCGAGCCATATCAAGATGAATAACATGGGTTAATTCGTGAGTAATTAATAAATTCAACCAATCATCATAGGCTTCTAGAGTGGTGCTACCATCCGGTGGGCTGAGGAATAACCGCATCTGATTCCAAGGGTCAACGTGAGCCCAACCATTGGAGACATCGAAATCATCGGTTAATACCACTTGCACTTTGTCTTTCGGTGTCCAACCCAGACGTTTGGTAAGAATGGGCCATTGAGTTTCGGATACGGTGGCCGCACGTTGTGCGATTTCCTGATGTTGTGAGAGAAAGTTAAATACGAAATGTTCTGTTTCAAAGGTCTTCCATTCGTCACCTGAAAGTATCCATGCAACTGCCCCTTCGTTAGTGGCATATGTATGAGAGGGCAGAGCTGACAGGGTGAAACCGCCAGCAACGGCAGCCAATACGGATGCAGACAAAAACTTCGGGATGAATAACTTGAACGACATGATGAAACCTCTGACGAGCGGATTATACAGATTCTCATCAGTCTAATGAGGTATCGGTTAACCCCGACTTAACTGTTTCAGATAAATCTGTTCAGCCTGGGTTTAGGTTCAGATAGCGTTGTAATGACAGTGCATGAAGAATCGCAACGTTATAAAGTAAAGGCGATTTTCTTTTGTGACATGTCAATAGACTTAACGGTTACACCAATTTTTTCACCCAGGTGGTAGCTCTTGCCTGAACGTTCACCAATAAGGCTCTGGCTGAGGGAATCGAAACGGTAAAAGTCACTCGACAGATCGCTGATATGAATCAGCCCATCTACTTTGATATTCTCTAACTCAACAAATAGGCCGAACCCGGTAACGGTAGAAATTGTACCTCTGAATGATTTGCCAACTGATTGTTTCATGTAATCACACTTGAGCCAGGCATCTACGTCCCTGCTGGCTTTGTCTGCACGACGAGACAAGTCAGAGCACTGCGCTGCCAGTAAATTTACCTCGGCCTTGTCATAGGGGTAACTGCTTTCAGGATTGATTCGTTCAGAAGATGTTATCCGTAAAACCGGGTCTTTCGATTTGCCTGTCAGAGATTTAAATACACTGAATAAAAAATTACCGCTTTCTTTTCTGCGAATAACGGAGCGGATCGCTCTGTGGGTTAATAAATCGGGGTAGCGCCTGATTGGGGAGGTGAAGTGCGCATAAGTACTATAAGCAAGCCCGAAATGCCCCTTATTGATTGCACTGTATTCTGCTTGGCTAAAAGAACGTAACATCATAGCCTGGATAACCCCGGCATCAGATCGCTGGCAAATTTCACGACAGAGTCTGTCATAGTCCTTTGGCGAGGGATTTTTACCCCCCTGCAGATGAAGTTGTTTACCGCTAAGGAATTCGCGCAGGCTTGTCAGTTTTTTATCGCTGGGACCTTTATGGTTACGAAACAGTGCTGGCATTCCCATTTTTTGCAAAAAACGTGCGGTTGCGACATTCGCGCATAACATACATTCTTCAATCATCTTATGAGCATCATGACGACTGATGGGCAGAATGCCGTCTACTTTCCCCTTTGTATTAAAGTGGAAAGTCACTTCCTGAGTATCAAAATCAATTGAACTGCGTTTTTCCCGAGTCTGTTTTAATGCGCCATAGAGTTGATACAGAGAGCAGATATGCGGAGTGAGTGCCTGGTATTGCCGACGCAGTTTTTTACCCTGAACAGAGTTGGGCTCGGACTGTATAAAATTAACCTGGTCGTAGGTCAATCGCGCATGTGACCGTATTACCGCTTCGCAGAATGTGTAGCTTTCCATAACTCCGGCAGCGTTAATGTCCATCTCACATACCATTGCTAAACGATCAACATTCGGCAGTAATGAACACAGGCCATTGGATAACTTTTCCGGCAGCATAGGAACAACCTTTCCCGGGAAATACACAGATGTACTGCGTTTTTGTGCCTCCTGGTCCAGTGGACAACCGGGCTGAACATAGTGTGATACGTCAGCAATCGCTACCCAAAGACGCCAGCCATCGCGCTGCTTTTCGCAGTAGACCGCATCATCAAAATCTTTCGCATCCTGACCGTCAACGGTTATAAAGGGGAGTCTTCTCAGATCATGACGATGTAACTTGTCTTGTTCCGTCACCTCATCGTCAAGGGAATGTAGGATTTTAGTGACACTATCAGGCCATTGGTTCGGGATATTGTGTTTACGCATCACGATATCGCTTTCTATCCCAGGAGTTTGGGGATCACCCAGAATCTCAGTAACAACACCATAGGCATTGTATCGATGACAGGGGTAGTCAGTAATTTTTACGACAACATATTGTCCTATTTTAGCTCCATTCAGCTGGCTTTCATCGAGATCAATGTCGTGTGAATTACGACTGTTTTCTGGCTCGACGTAAAATGAGTCATTGTCTTTTTTTAACCGTCCGACAAGTTGAGAGGTATTCCGTTCTACTACTCTCACCAATGCTGCCTTATCGCGACCTCTCTGATCGGATCCGTTCAAACGAACCTGAATACGATCACCATCAAAGAGTTGTAACATATCTTTCTGAGACAGAAGCAGGTCGTCACTCTTAGTGCTATCGGTGTTGTCGCGGATAAGAAAACCAAAGCCATCCGGGTGACCAGTAACCCGACCACTTATTAATTCATTTTCTTGCAGAGCGCTGTATCCCTGACGCCCTTTAAAAGCAACCTGACCTTCACGCTCCATTGCTCTCAAGCGTAACTTCAGTGCATGAACCTCTTCACTGGCGGATAAATTAAGAAGATTGGCCAGTTGCTTTCGACTCAGTGCTGTCGGGCTTTTCTTCAGGATATTTAGGATATAGTCACGATTCGGAATGGGATGTTGATAGGTTTGACGATCCAGCAAGCTTATTGCTGGTTTCATGGCAGTATTCATATTATTTTTCTCAGGAAGTCAGCCAGAAACTTGTACGATAACAAAGGTAATTAGTGCACCAATCAGATTGGTGAAACAAGAAAGGTAGGCTGTTGTCACAGAAAGCGACGGGAATTGTGTGGATGTGTTACAAAAGATAGGGAACAGAGGATCTTCTGCTGAAAGCCAGGAAATACCCGGGCACCCGGCTATGAGCCGTGTGTCCGGAGATTGTCGCAGTGATTAAATTGCGACAATGTTCTCAGCCTGAGGGCCTTTTTGACCTTGAGTTACTTTAAACTCAACAGCCTGACCTTCGGCCAGTGTTTTAAAGCCTTCACTGGCAATCGCACTGAAGTGTGCAAAAACATCAGGACCAGATTTTTGTTCAATAAAACCGAAGCCTTTTTCCTCGTTGAACCATTTTACGGTGCCGGTAGTTGTAGTAGACATAAGATAATATCCTGTAGATAAAGTATAAGTGTGCCTTCATGAGGCATGAATAGAGGGAAAAACAGACTAAGATTTAAAAACTACAGGACGAAGAACTACTGGAATGCTACGAGATGAAGAGTATAAATAGGAGGCTTTCTTTCAAACTATGGACACAGTATAGACTGATAACCGCTAAGTCAAACTATTTAATACGAATTTTTATGACGCCATCCGTTATCTGTTATGACTACCTGGGTTTCGATGAGTGATGGGGCCTCTTTGGTGTTATTTCTATCAACACCCTAAACGGCTATACTCCCCCCGTTACTGATTAACTAGGAAAGTGCGGATATGACTGATAGCGCAACCCAAAAAAAGGATGGCGATTCCGGAAAAAAGGGCATTGTAACCCGACTTCTTCTGATATTGACCGCACCTCTGCGAATGCTGTTCAGGATATTATTGGGTTCGGTGAGTTGGAGCGCACCAACCTGGTTGCAATGGATCAATGAATTTCGCCGTGCAAAGCCTCTGGCTTTCTACTTTTTACTGGTTATTGTCTTTACTGGTTATCAGCATCAGTACTTCTATGAGCTTTATCATAAATTCTGGCCACAACCTTTGTCGGTGTATGCTGAGGTTTCAGTTCCGGAATTACCCGGTCGTCATCACAGTGCTGAACCGAAAACGCTGCGGCTAGATTTCCGTTTCGATAAACGTAGCCTCAGTCAGCGTGAAGATAAAACCAGCTGGTCCCCATCCACTGCGCCACTGAATCGTATCGGTGAACAAGTTACCCGTGGTATCCGT contains:
- the rnr gene encoding ribonuclease R, translating into MKPAISLLDRQTYQHPIPNRDYILNILKKSPTALSRKQLANLLNLSASEEVHALKLRLRAMEREGQVAFKGRQGYSALQENELISGRVTGHPDGFGFLIRDNTDSTKSDDLLLSQKDMLQLFDGDRIQVRLNGSDQRGRDKAALVRVVERNTSQLVGRLKKDNDSFYVEPENSRNSHDIDLDESQLNGAKIGQYVVVKITDYPCHRYNAYGVVTEILGDPQTPGIESDIVMRKHNIPNQWPDSVTKILHSLDDEVTEQDKLHRHDLRRLPFITVDGQDAKDFDDAVYCEKQRDGWRLWVAIADVSHYVQPGCPLDQEAQKRSTSVYFPGKVVPMLPEKLSNGLCSLLPNVDRLAMVCEMDINAAGVMESYTFCEAVIRSHARLTYDQVNFIQSEPNSVQGKKLRRQYQALTPHICSLYQLYGALKQTREKRSSIDFDTQEVTFHFNTKGKVDGILPISRHDAHKMIEECMLCANVATARFLQKMGMPALFRNHKGPSDKKLTSLREFLSGKQLHLQGGKNPSPKDYDRLCREICQRSDAGVIQAMMLRSFSQAEYSAINKGHFGLAYSTYAHFTSPIRRYPDLLTHRAIRSVIRRKESGNFLFSVFKSLTGKSKDPVLRITSSERINPESSYPYDKAEVNLLAAQCSDLSRRADKASRDVDAWLKCDYMKQSVGKSFRGTISTVTGFGLFVELENIKVDGLIHISDLSSDFYRFDSLSQSLIGERSGKSYHLGEKIGVTVKSIDMSQKKIAFTL
- a CDS encoding cold-shock protein — translated: MSTTTTGTVKWFNEEKGFGFIEQKSGPDVFAHFSAIASEGFKTLAEGQAVEFKVTQGQKGPQAENIVAI